Proteins co-encoded in one Spirosoma endbachense genomic window:
- a CDS encoding sensor histidine kinase, protein MSLSPRFIALLLASLISALTLAFLTFVEGVTNNMLFVVGVSSFVISFFLVLYAIELLVFREVNKMYKTIHKLKIRDFTISRKTIIKNTNPFKKLNDEIFVYVAKKQKEIDELKRLEQFRREFLADVSHELKTPIFAAQGFIHTLIDGAVDDEQVRDKFLSKAAKSLDGLDALVKDLVALSQLETGEVKMSFERIDIAHVTQEVFEQLEKIAQAKRASLKVRLDRPGPVWVKADMQRITQVMTNLIENAIKYGNENGKVIVSLEEDKKHTLISIRDDGPGIPPEHLSRIFERFYRVEKSRSKDRGGTGLGLAIVKHILNAHKAKITVMSKLERGTTFRFKLERME, encoded by the coding sequence ATGTCCCTAAGTCCCCGATTTATTGCCCTGTTGCTGGCGTCGTTAATTTCGGCGCTGACGCTGGCGTTTTTGACGTTTGTGGAGGGCGTAACCAACAACATGCTGTTTGTGGTTGGTGTATCATCGTTTGTTATCTCGTTTTTTCTGGTATTATACGCGATTGAACTGCTGGTATTCCGGGAGGTCAATAAGATGTATAAGACGATCCACAAACTTAAAATCCGCGATTTTACGATCTCCCGTAAAACAATTATCAAGAACACCAATCCCTTCAAAAAGCTAAACGACGAAATTTTTGTCTATGTCGCTAAAAAACAGAAAGAGATTGATGAACTAAAGCGCCTGGAGCAATTTCGGCGCGAATTTCTGGCGGATGTTTCACACGAATTAAAAACGCCCATTTTTGCCGCTCAGGGCTTCATTCATACGCTTATCGACGGAGCCGTAGATGACGAACAAGTTCGGGATAAGTTTCTGTCGAAAGCTGCCAAAAGCCTGGATGGGCTCGATGCGCTGGTTAAGGATTTAGTCGCTCTCTCGCAGTTGGAAACCGGCGAAGTGAAAATGAGTTTCGAGCGGATCGATATTGCTCACGTGACTCAGGAGGTATTTGAACAACTAGAGAAAATTGCTCAGGCTAAACGTGCGTCTCTTAAGGTGCGTCTCGACCGGCCTGGTCCGGTTTGGGTAAAGGCCGATATGCAACGCATTACACAGGTGATGACCAACCTGATTGAAAACGCGATCAAATACGGCAATGAAAACGGGAAGGTTATCGTCAGTCTGGAAGAAGATAAGAAACACACGCTGATTTCTATTCGCGACGATGGCCCCGGTATTCCGCCAGAACATTTAAGCCGGATTTTTGAACGATTCTACCGGGTCGAAAAAAGCCGTTCCAAAGACCGGGGCGGCACGGGTTTGGGATTGGCAATCGTCAAGCATATTCTGAATGCTCACAAAGCCAAGATTACGGTGATGAGCAAACTGGAAAGAGGCACGACGTTTCGGTTTAAGTTAGAACGAATGGAATAG
- a CDS encoding response regulator, with amino-acid sequence MSAAKAAQPLHRILVVDDDADIVEMLEYNLAKEGYDVRTATDGRKAVEIARSYLPELVMLDIMMPHLDGIEAGRQLRDIPELRQTYILYLTARSEEYSEVAAFDVGADDYITKPIKPRALMSRVNALFRREAQKADPGEQINIAELTINRKNYSVTQDDKSVILPKKEFELLFFLAQHPNKVFSREELLQKIWGADIYVLERTVDVHIRKLREKIGDTHIRTLKGVGYMFTDQPE; translated from the coding sequence ATGAGTGCTGCTAAAGCTGCTCAACCGCTGCATCGCATCTTAGTCGTAGACGACGACGCTGACATTGTCGAGATGCTCGAATACAATCTCGCCAAAGAAGGTTATGATGTCCGTACGGCAACTGACGGACGTAAAGCCGTCGAAATTGCACGGTCTTATTTACCCGAGCTGGTTATGCTCGATATTATGATGCCGCACTTGGACGGCATCGAGGCTGGTCGACAATTGCGTGACATTCCGGAGTTACGCCAGACCTACATTCTTTATCTGACAGCCCGCTCAGAGGAATACTCCGAGGTGGCCGCTTTTGATGTAGGTGCCGACGATTATATTACCAAGCCAATCAAACCACGAGCCTTGATGAGCCGGGTAAATGCTCTTTTCCGCCGGGAAGCGCAGAAAGCTGATCCAGGCGAACAGATCAATATTGCCGAATTGACGATTAATCGCAAAAATTATTCGGTCACTCAGGACGATAAGTCTGTGATTCTTCCAAAAAAAGAATTTGAATTACTGTTTTTCCTGGCACAGCATCCTAATAAGGTGTTCAGTCGAGAAGAACTCCTTCAAAAAATCTGGGGAGCAGACATCTATGTCCTCGAACGCACGGTAGACGTTCATATTCGTAAACTCCGCGAGAAAATTGGGGATACACATATCCGAACCCTCAAAGGTGTAGGGTATATGTTTACAGACCAACCCGAATAA
- a CDS encoding cupin domain-containing protein: protein MTAAYFVRAFTMQPHPEGGYFAETYRSLETIPHSALPDRFTGSRTFGTAIYFLLESHHVSALHRIQADEIWHFYAGGPLEVFVISPAGELNVIRLGNNIDEGDVFQAVVPAGCWFGSKPADGSAFSLVGCTVAPGFDFADFEMADQDTLLQAYPQHREVIEKLTKPPGPQAV from the coding sequence ATGACAGCAGCCTATTTTGTCCGGGCATTTACTATGCAACCTCATCCTGAGGGTGGCTACTTTGCCGAAACCTATCGCTCATTGGAAACGATTCCGCACTCGGCTTTACCAGATCGATTCACGGGCTCACGTACGTTCGGGACCGCGATTTATTTCCTGCTGGAAAGCCACCATGTTTCGGCGCTGCATCGAATTCAGGCGGACGAAATATGGCATTTCTACGCAGGTGGACCGCTGGAAGTGTTCGTGATTTCGCCAGCTGGCGAACTGAACGTTATACGGCTAGGCAATAATATCGATGAGGGTGATGTGTTTCAGGCTGTTGTACCTGCCGGATGCTGGTTTGGCTCAAAACCGGCTGATGGAAGTGCTTTTTCGCTGGTAGGCTGCACAGTTGCGCCCGGTTTCGACTTTGCCGACTTCGAAATGGCCGATCAGGATACGTTACTTCAGGCTTATCCTCAGCACCGGGAGGTGATCGAGAAATTAACTAAACCGCCTGGACCACAGGCGGTTTAG
- the tpiA gene encoding triose-phosphate isomerase encodes MRKKIVAGNWKMNKTFEEAKALLSEVINMVNDEVTGDVEVVLCPPALYLAASRQYVAQGGKISIGAQNCHEKASGAYTGEISAPMLQSIGVDYVILGHSERRQYFGETNALLAEKVNIVLENGLIPIFCCGESRDLRENGDYIGFVKDQVTESLFHLSAESFAKIVIAYEPIWAIGTGLTASSAQAQDMHFELRQHIASQYGDAIAQDITILYGGSANEKNAAELFAQPDVDGGLIGGASLKSREFLTVVKARQ; translated from the coding sequence ATGCGTAAAAAGATAGTTGCCGGTAACTGGAAAATGAACAAAACCTTCGAGGAAGCTAAAGCCCTGCTGTCGGAGGTTATCAATATGGTTAATGATGAAGTTACGGGCGATGTCGAGGTGGTACTTTGCCCACCAGCACTGTATCTGGCCGCTTCGCGTCAATATGTCGCGCAGGGTGGCAAGATTTCAATCGGAGCGCAAAATTGCCATGAGAAGGCATCGGGTGCCTACACGGGCGAAATTTCGGCTCCAATGCTCCAGTCGATCGGGGTTGACTATGTTATTCTGGGCCATAGCGAACGTCGGCAATATTTTGGCGAAACCAACGCACTCCTGGCAGAAAAGGTGAACATTGTTCTCGAAAATGGGCTGATACCAATCTTTTGCTGCGGTGAGTCACGCGATCTCCGTGAAAATGGGGATTATATTGGTTTCGTAAAAGATCAGGTCACAGAAAGCCTTTTTCACCTGTCGGCCGAATCGTTTGCTAAAATCGTCATTGCCTACGAACCGATCTGGGCTATTGGTACTGGCCTGACGGCTTCGTCGGCCCAGGCGCAGGATATGCACTTTGAGCTTCGTCAGCACATTGCCAGCCAATATGGTGATGCTATCGCTCAGGATATCACGATCCTTTACGGTGGTAGCGCTAATGAGAAAAATGCTGCCGAACTCTTCGCTCAACCCGATGTTGACGGAGGCCTCATTGGTGGAGCCTCGCTCAAGTCGCGGGAGTTTCTGACCGTTGTTAAGGCGCGTCAGTAA
- a CDS encoding S46 family peptidase, protein MHRINLRSTLLTAALIANLVGPLSAQTTQSYSAAASADQSDSAIGGPLDLGKMWTFDSPPKDYFTKTYNFKPDEKWFDEARLASLRFADYCSASFVSANGLVMTNHHCARESGTGVTRKGEDLNATGFYAKTLTEERKVDGLFVDQLVKIDDITKRVQDAMNVAGSEQAQLQAREQAFTTIKQEYGSKEGWQGLELQTITFYDGGRYALYGFKRYTDVRLVFMPELQLGFFGGDYDNFTYPRYALDCSFFRVYDNGKPLQTTHFFKFNTNGVRDGEPIFVIGNPGHTERLKTVAELEFDRDLQTPATIQLLRNRSAALKSYNATAKNDSILNEIFSYDNSLKAYGGQLAGLRDASLLARKATFERQFQSAAKAKNLPTDQLKTWDDLAANTAQLRSLFRDANYLAPSERMMGELLTFANVLTQYGELLTSRPQDAENARSLVVTPNVKSAVLEEAYLAAHLAEAQIGLGNDDPYIKAAFETASGKNRTPKEAAAYLVKTTKLKDPAFVKELATRPGAIAASNDPLLALARIGFPRYVTSARQARQISQRQEVLRGQLGRMLYDVYGSAVPPDATFSLRINDGVVQSYDYNGTKAPILTTFAGLYDRNYSFADKAPWNLPARWKNPPAELLKQPMCFISTNDIIGGNSGSPMINKNREAVGLAFDGNMESLPGEFIFVPDANRTISVHTGGIVAAMRYIYKADRIVSELTGTIPTGSANKISTKK, encoded by the coding sequence ATGCATAGGATCAACCTTCGCTCCACTTTGCTGACAGCTGCATTGATAGCCAACCTGGTCGGCCCACTCTCTGCGCAAACGACACAATCCTATTCTGCAGCCGCGTCGGCCGACCAATCCGATAGCGCCATAGGTGGCCCGCTCGACCTGGGGAAAATGTGGACCTTCGACAGTCCACCCAAGGACTATTTTACGAAGACGTACAACTTTAAACCCGACGAAAAATGGTTTGATGAAGCCCGGCTGGCTTCATTACGTTTTGCGGACTACTGCTCGGCATCATTCGTATCGGCCAATGGACTGGTGATGACAAACCACCATTGTGCCCGCGAGTCGGGCACGGGCGTAACCCGTAAAGGCGAAGATCTGAATGCGACTGGTTTTTATGCAAAAACCCTAACCGAAGAACGAAAAGTGGATGGCCTGTTTGTCGATCAGTTGGTTAAGATCGACGATATTACGAAACGGGTTCAGGATGCGATGAACGTCGCTGGCTCCGAACAGGCACAGTTGCAGGCTCGTGAACAGGCTTTTACGACCATAAAGCAGGAATATGGAAGCAAGGAAGGCTGGCAGGGACTGGAACTGCAAACGATCACATTCTATGATGGCGGTCGATATGCACTCTACGGCTTCAAACGCTATACCGATGTGCGGCTTGTATTCATGCCCGAGTTGCAGCTTGGTTTTTTCGGCGGTGATTATGACAATTTCACCTATCCCCGTTATGCGCTTGACTGCTCTTTTTTCCGGGTTTACGATAATGGAAAACCACTGCAAACGACCCATTTCTTCAAATTCAACACGAACGGCGTCCGCGATGGAGAGCCCATTTTTGTCATTGGCAATCCGGGGCATACCGAGCGGCTCAAAACCGTAGCCGAACTCGAATTTGACCGGGATCTACAGACACCAGCAACCATCCAGCTACTGCGTAACCGGTCTGCGGCCCTGAAGTCCTATAATGCAACCGCCAAAAATGACAGTATTTTAAATGAGATATTCAGCTACGATAATAGTCTCAAAGCGTATGGCGGCCAATTGGCAGGTCTGCGCGATGCAAGCTTATTAGCACGTAAGGCTACCTTTGAACGCCAGTTTCAGTCCGCAGCAAAAGCCAAGAACCTCCCCACCGATCAGTTAAAAACCTGGGATGACCTGGCCGCTAATACGGCACAGTTGCGGAGCCTGTTCAGAGATGCCAACTATTTGGCTCCGAGCGAGCGAATGATGGGTGAGCTGCTCACATTTGCCAATGTTCTAACACAATATGGCGAGTTACTAACCTCGCGTCCGCAGGATGCCGAAAATGCACGTTCTCTGGTTGTCACACCAAACGTCAAAAGCGCTGTACTGGAAGAGGCCTACCTGGCCGCTCACCTGGCCGAAGCGCAAATTGGCCTGGGTAACGACGACCCTTACATAAAAGCGGCATTTGAAACAGCTTCCGGCAAAAACCGAACGCCCAAAGAAGCGGCTGCTTATCTGGTTAAAACCACAAAGTTGAAAGATCCGGCATTTGTTAAAGAACTGGCTACCCGACCGGGAGCCATAGCGGCTTCCAATGATCCGCTATTAGCTCTGGCTCGTATCGGTTTTCCCCGTTATGTAACGTCGGCACGGCAGGCACGGCAGATCTCGCAACGACAGGAGGTGCTGCGCGGTCAGCTGGGCCGAATGCTCTACGATGTTTATGGTTCTGCCGTACCGCCCGATGCGACCTTCTCGCTTCGGATTAATGATGGTGTCGTGCAGAGCTATGACTATAACGGAACAAAGGCACCCATTCTAACCACATTTGCCGGACTCTATGACCGCAATTATTCGTTTGCCGATAAAGCGCCGTGGAATCTGCCCGCCCGCTGGAAAAACCCACCCGCCGAATTGCTTAAACAACCTATGTGTTTTATTTCCACGAATGACATTATTGGTGGAAATTCAGGCAGCCCCATGATCAATAAAAACCGGGAAGCGGTCGGACTGGCGTTCGATGGTAATATGGAAAGTTTGCCGGGAGAATTTATTTTTGTACCGGATGCCAACCGGACAATCTCGGTTCATACTGGCGGGATCGTAGCGGCCATGCGCTATATATACAAGGCTGATCGGATCGTCAGTGAATTAACCGGAACGATCCCCACGGGATCAGCTAATAAAATTTCTACAAAAAAATAA
- a CDS encoding aspartyl protease family protein — MKAVILIICMLCTGLVAWGDDHRKHTPDRDRYGFYIAGNRSWTRIPFQLHSNLIIVPVQINDSDTLQFILDTGVGNTIITDPSIFRKQPLTLSRKVKLTGAGEGGNLTASIAINTNLSMGGMRASHHNLVILDEDILKLSEYVGTPVHGIFGYELFANFVVNVDFQRRELMIMQPKKYRYKKRKGDRYPITIQDTKAYTDALAVFDGDKSMPLRVVLDTGAGHALLLDRSRSTSAMPLPAKVVRAQLGRGLNGVINGSMGRIQKVKFGRYELDNILASFPDSAAFGMKLVDMPERQGNVGCELLRRFNVTFNYPDRYIVMKPIKRLMRESFEHDMSGLELRAKGERFRNYYVGKIIEGSPAALAGIEEGDEVLFVNNSSVSELSISDIYKILQKGEGKEVSVLVRRNGQIFVANFALKRLI, encoded by the coding sequence ATGAAAGCGGTGATCCTGATAATCTGCATGCTTTGCACCGGTTTGGTGGCTTGGGGTGATGATCACCGTAAGCATACTCCAGATCGGGACCGCTACGGCTTTTATATCGCCGGTAATCGTTCATGGACCCGAATTCCGTTCCAGCTGCATTCAAATCTCATCATTGTACCCGTCCAGATCAATGATTCCGATACGCTGCAATTTATTTTAGATACGGGAGTTGGGAATACAATCATCACAGACCCCAGTATTTTCCGCAAGCAGCCGCTCACCCTGTCACGCAAAGTGAAGCTGACCGGCGCGGGAGAAGGCGGCAACTTAACGGCTTCTATCGCGATCAATACGAACCTGAGTATGGGCGGTATGCGTGCTTCGCACCATAACCTTGTTATTCTGGACGAAGATATTTTAAAGCTATCGGAGTATGTCGGAACCCCGGTTCATGGTATTTTTGGTTATGAGCTCTTTGCCAATTTTGTGGTAAACGTCGATTTTCAGCGCCGGGAGCTTATGATCATGCAGCCGAAAAAGTACCGGTATAAAAAACGGAAAGGTGATCGCTATCCGATCACCATTCAGGACACCAAAGCCTATACCGACGCGCTGGCTGTTTTCGACGGCGATAAATCAATGCCGCTTCGGGTAGTTTTAGATACGGGTGCCGGTCATGCGCTCCTGCTCGATCGTTCGAGAAGTACGTCAGCGATGCCGTTGCCCGCAAAAGTTGTTCGGGCACAATTAGGCCGCGGCTTAAATGGTGTTATTAATGGCAGCATGGGCCGAATCCAGAAAGTAAAATTTGGGCGGTATGAGCTGGATAATATTCTGGCGTCATTTCCAGACAGTGCCGCTTTTGGCATGAAACTCGTCGATATGCCCGAACGTCAGGGAAATGTTGGCTGCGAGTTATTACGCCGGTTTAACGTCACGTTTAATTATCCGGATCGCTACATCGTCATGAAGCCGATCAAACGTTTAATGCGTGAATCGTTTGAACACGACATGAGTGGATTAGAACTCCGCGCAAAAGGTGAGCGATTCCGTAACTATTACGTAGGCAAGATCATTGAAGGCTCGCCGGCTGCCTTGGCTGGCATTGAGGAGGGTGACGAAGTTTTGTTTGTTAACAATAGCTCGGTTAGCGAACTATCGATCAGCGATATTTACAAAATACTCCAAAAAGGCGAAGGAAAAGAAGTGTCGGTGCTGGTCAGGCGCAACGGTCAGATTTTCGTTGCCAATTTTGCCTTAAAACGACTGATTTAA
- a CDS encoding RNA polymerase sigma factor, with the protein MEPKPYPDRHAELVKRCQQGERRAQYELYQQYVKAMYNVCLRILNHEAEAEDVLQEAFMDAFNHIGSFRGQSTFGAWLKQIVVNRAINHLRSRRLELVDLESNRLGEDDGPDFADPEPYDEEGTQLEVERVRRAMQQLPEGYRVVLSLYLFEGYDHEEIGNVLKISETTSRTQYLRGKKRLLELLQ; encoded by the coding sequence TTGGAACCAAAACCATACCCGGATCGCCATGCTGAACTGGTCAAACGCTGCCAACAGGGTGAGCGACGGGCTCAGTATGAACTCTACCAGCAGTACGTCAAAGCGATGTATAACGTCTGCCTGCGCATTCTCAACCATGAGGCCGAAGCAGAAGATGTACTACAGGAAGCGTTCATGGATGCATTCAACCACATCGGGTCTTTTCGGGGGCAGAGTACATTCGGTGCGTGGCTGAAGCAGATTGTGGTTAACCGGGCCATTAATCACCTGCGAAGCCGTCGGCTGGAGCTTGTCGATCTGGAATCAAATCGATTGGGGGAAGACGATGGACCCGACTTTGCCGATCCAGAGCCTTATGACGAAGAAGGAACTCAGCTGGAGGTCGAGCGGGTTCGGCGGGCGATGCAACAATTGCCCGAAGGATATCGCGTTGTGTTATCGTTGTATTTGTTCGAGGGTTACGACCACGAAGAGATCGGTAACGTATTGAAAATCAGCGAAACGACTTCGAGAACTCAGTATTTACGTGGAAAAAAAAGGTTGCTGGAACTATTGCAATAA
- a CDS encoding NAD(P)/FAD-dependent oxidoreductase, whose product MLQFDKLSLNIPDTAKPRVVIIGGGFGGMNLAKSLKDKDVQVVLFDKQNYNGFWPLLYQVATAGLEPDAIAEPFRKMFDGHTDFHYRMVRVNKIDPATKTVTTLIGDLHYDYLVIATGSKSNFFGNEQIQKYSFPLKTIPEALNVRSQFLQCFEQASVTTDSAERQSLLTFVIAGAGPTGVEMAGSLAEMRKHVLPNDYPGLDFSEMKIYIVEGLGKVLPPMSDEAGQKAQRYLEDLGVVVKLNTLVESYDGETVTFKGGEQIKTQTLVWGAGVTGALIEGIPAESIEKGRILVDPINRIQGMTDVFAIGDIAFMKLEKYPKGHPGVAQPAIQQGVHLAKNLRRLMKNEPTEPFEYFDKGSLAIVGRSRAVADLPGNVHLGGFIAWMAWLFVHIWYLVGFRSKLIVFSNWIYRLFTYQRGTRIIIRPFVRKDDKVGQEIMLKNEMS is encoded by the coding sequence ATGCTTCAATTCGATAAACTTTCGCTCAACATACCCGATACGGCTAAACCGCGCGTCGTCATTATAGGTGGAGGGTTCGGCGGCATGAATTTAGCCAAGAGCCTGAAAGATAAGGATGTGCAGGTAGTGCTGTTCGATAAACAAAATTATAACGGTTTCTGGCCGCTGCTCTATCAGGTAGCAACTGCCGGTCTGGAGCCGGATGCCATTGCCGAACCTTTCCGAAAGATGTTCGATGGGCACACCGACTTTCATTACCGGATGGTGCGGGTCAACAAGATTGACCCTGCCACCAAAACCGTGACTACGTTGATCGGTGACCTGCATTACGATTACCTAGTTATTGCTACTGGCTCAAAATCCAATTTTTTCGGGAATGAGCAGATCCAGAAATACTCATTCCCGCTTAAAACCATTCCGGAAGCCCTCAACGTCCGGAGTCAGTTTCTGCAATGTTTTGAACAGGCCAGCGTCACCACCGATTCGGCGGAACGACAAAGTCTACTGACGTTCGTCATTGCCGGAGCCGGTCCAACCGGTGTTGAAATGGCCGGATCGCTGGCCGAAATGCGTAAACACGTCCTGCCAAACGATTATCCTGGACTGGATTTCAGTGAGATGAAAATCTATATCGTGGAGGGCTTAGGCAAGGTATTGCCGCCTATGTCGGATGAAGCCGGACAGAAAGCACAACGTTACCTCGAAGACCTTGGCGTTGTTGTCAAATTAAATACGCTGGTCGAATCGTACGATGGCGAGACGGTAACCTTCAAAGGGGGAGAACAGATTAAAACCCAGACACTGGTATGGGGGGCTGGGGTTACAGGAGCACTGATTGAGGGTATACCAGCAGAGTCAATAGAAAAAGGACGAATTCTGGTCGATCCGATTAATCGTATCCAGGGGATGACCGATGTATTTGCTATCGGGGATATTGCCTTTATGAAGCTGGAAAAATACCCGAAAGGCCACCCCGGTGTTGCGCAACCCGCTATTCAGCAGGGCGTTCATCTGGCCAAAAATCTACGCCGGTTAATGAAGAACGAGCCTACCGAGCCCTTCGAATACTTCGATAAAGGATCGCTGGCCATTGTTGGGCGTAGCCGTGCCGTAGCCGACTTACCGGGCAATGTGCATCTCGGCGGGTTCATTGCCTGGATGGCGTGGCTGTTTGTTCACATCTGGTATTTGGTCGGGTTCCGCAGTAAATTGATCGTTTTCAGTAACTGGATCTATCGACTCTTCACCTATCAGCGAGGCACCCGGATCATTATTCGGCCTTTTGTTCGAAAAGACGATAAGGTTGGGCAGGAAATTATGCTGAAAAATGAAATGAGCTGA